Below is a genomic region from Phacochoerus africanus isolate WHEZ1 chromosome X, ROS_Pafr_v1, whole genome shotgun sequence.
tatttcacttctaggaacatTGTGATCAACTAGGCAACATTATCGGCCTCTGCGACTCAAACTATTCTGATCGCTGCTTTGACTCTACTGTGCTTTAGGGTAATTACACCAACTGCCAAACTCAGTGGCAGCACGTCCAGTGCAAGTTGTGGCCTACAGAAAAGAGTGCTGAGGTAGCTCTTCAAAGACACTGGGGCTCCCCTCAAAAATTTATCTCCCAGAGCTGTGAAAGGTGCATGCAATCCCTACTGAAACCCCAGTGCCCTGCTTTACAGAAGTGTCACAGCCAACGCTGAGTGCATCCGGAGTTTCCAGGGACCTTGACTAGCCCACATCATcctggaagagaaggaaacagCTGGAGGACTCGCACGTCCCTATTTCAAACCTTAGGATAAAGCTCCAGTTACCAAAGCTGGGTGGTACCAGCCTAAGGGGAGACCCGTTTGCCAACGAGAGAGAGGTAAGGGTCCAGAACTAAACCCCGAGAAGCCATTCGCGGGTATAGGCCCAGGAGAACGGAAAAGAGGTGTTCAAAGAGGAGCCTGGACGGAGGGTTCACCACAGCCTCTTCCCAACAGGCACAAGGCGCGAGTCCCCCAAACGTCCCCCGAGGGACGATGGCATCCGCCGCCTAAGCGATGACGAGAGTCGGGCAGCGGACCGCCATTCAGCCAGGAAAGGACCGTGGTGCCGCTTCGTGCCATCAGGGGAGGAACGCTGATGCCAACGTTATGCGAAGGGAAAGCTGCCAGACACAGAAGACCACCTGCTTATTGGAGGGGTGCCTCTCTAGGAACAAGGGTCCCAGGAAGCCGGTGAGCTGTTGCCTGGGTACTCCAGGGgcggtcggggggcggggggggggcgaggtgtgtgggggtggagggcactcaggagggggcggggggacagaCGGCTTGgagggtacagggtttctttgcgggggtgggtgggtgccAAGGTTTGGGAAGTAGATCGTCGTGACGGTGGCCCGGCCCCACCAGTGTATTCTTGGTGCCCCTGGATGGTCCGCCATTGGTCGTCTTCTCGGGACCAAGCTCCCATCCCGGGGAACGTGAGAGTTCCCTCGGAAAGAGAGGGTCCCGGGAGCAGGGGCGGCAGGGTCCTGCCAGCGCCATTTCGGGGCAGGCCCAGGCCTGCGGGGGGTCGGGGTGCGGGGTGCGGGGTGCGGGGGTGCGGGGTGAGGGTGGGTTCTGGGCGAGCAGTGACCTCCCCGGATGTACGTGTCAGAGCGCGAGCACCCCGACCAATGAGGGGCCGCCCCGACCCGTGGTCGCTGGGCTACGCAGTGGAGGCCCGAGGGGAGCGGTTGTCTAGAGACGTCGCGACCAGCTGGCACCTCCCAGGGCACCTCGGCGCACCTCGTGGCACCTCTTGGGCCTCATCGCGCCGCACCCCACGGCAGAGCTAGCCAGGCCCGTCGGTCGGTCCGTCGGAGAAGGCGCCCCCAACGCCCAGCCGCCGCATGCCCGGGAAAAGGAGCCGTCGAAAGTCACCCGGTCGCCAGGGGCGGGCCTGCGCCCGCACCACCCGAGCCGGGCTGTCCGCCTCCGTGAGCCACATGGAGCGCCTCCTGCGGGAGGGCCCTTACGCCCAGTGCCTGAGCTCGTCCGCCCGGGTCTTCCTCGCGGCCACCATCGAGTACCTGACGGCCAGGGTCCTGGAGCTGGCGGGCGACGAGGCCCAGATTGTGGGTAGGAGGTGCATCACCGCAGAGCTGGTGGCCATGGCGGTCCACAACAACGCCCTGCTCAGCGCCTTCTTCGGAACCCTCGCCATCTCGCAAGTGGCCCCGACCCAGGAGTAGCTGCCCGACGCGCCCTGGAGGTCCTGGCCCCAGCCCCTCACAGCCCCGGAAGCCCcggcctgcctccctgcctgcctcctcgGGCAGACTCGTTGCCAGGCAATACACGTGTTTAAAGAAACCCTCGTGCGTGCTTCGGTCACTCggcgtggggggtgggaggcggcGGGGCTGGGACGtcgcttcctggaggagggacagGGGGCGAGAGTCGGGCCGGGGGTGGGCGAGGGGTCGGAGTCGGGCGGGGGCAGAGGGTGACAGGGCCTGGGGTGGCCCTGGGTGTGAGGCTGGCCAGGGTGGGGTCTGGGGTGAGGCTGGGCTACGACGAGCTCCTCGGTTGGCCCTGAGCAAGGCGGAGCCAGGCGACGTCCCCGGACGGGCCGGGTTCCTCGTGGTGCAGCTCAGGACCGTGCGGGGCGTGGTCATGGGGCGAACCTGCCAGGGCCACCGACGACGGCGGTGCGGGGTGGAGGGGTGGCTGCCCAGAGGGGCTGGCGTGGACGCCAGCGGGGCCGGGGCTTTGGCGGGAAGATTGGGTCGGGATGGGGGGCGGGTTGGGCGGGACACCGTCAGGAACTAGGCAAGTCGCAGCGAGGGTCGAGCGGGATCGAGATTAGTTGCTGCTGCACgaggtgatggatattaactaagtTCATCGCGGTAAGTATTTCGCAACATAGGGATGCCAGCGCACGTGTGCTGTACACCTCAAAAAGAAAGAAGCGTTTCGTTTTGGGCCACCTTCCCGTGGAGATGCCAGGAGGTGCCCTGCGTAGCAACCTGAGTGAGCGAGCGGTCACCTAGCAACAGCGAGAGCCtggccaggcccagccccagcACCCCTGGTTTGAGCCAGGCAGGGGCGGTCCCCTCAGGGCTCCTGCCTGTGAATCTTGCCACTGGAAAGCCTTTTCTCCAGAACCCTCAATTTGCAGATGTAACTTTCCCTGGACCAGACTCCGCTTCTGGTCCCTTGATTTGCATACCACCGTGGAAATGGCACCTTACCATAGAAAGCTAGAGGAGAAACCAAGTCTGAGACCCACGGTTTTCAATGACGCTGTGTCTTTATGCCTGATGTAGTTTGGATTTGATTAGTAAGGAACTTTATGTCTGCTGCTTCCCTGATAGGTACTGGTCTTTACTgaactttaatttcttcatttttgacaATACCAGCCTTCCATTTCAGAATAGTGGTTAGAAGATGTACGGAGAATTTGTAGATatgtgtaatatacatatatatagcaaaatataCTTCAAAAGTATGTAAGAATATAGTTATgctaaaataagaattttctaaATAGTAGGGGTAGTATCGTGTGCAGTCCATGGCCCtgagtcatttcttttttggtttttagttagtttgtttatttatttatttattgctccttttagggctgcacccccagcatatggacattcccaggctaggggtcaaatcggagcagcagctgctggcctacaccacagccacagccacgccagatcctgagATCCTAGACTCGTCTGCTCACGGCagtgtaggatccttaaccctctgagcgaagccagggatggaatctgcgccctcgtgggtactagtcacgttcatttctgctgagccacgacgggaactcctttttaaaaatatcctgtgCGATAAAGCCAAGCTCCTTTGTAGCCCAGTTCTAGGACTTTAGCGCATGTACAGGTGTGGGTATCCACCACCGCCTTCAGGAGATGGATCAGCTCCATCAAGCCCGATAAGtccctgctctgctgctgctgcccctctGTAAGCGCTGCGATTTTTGTCCAAGTAGCCTTTGTGAGGTAGagccatgggggtggggagctggacGGTGAGGCAGGGTTCAACGAAGACCACGAGGCGAAGTGAAATAGAGAAGTTTATTACTCACAGGTCCTGGAGGATGTACACAGCCAGCCTGGCGGGCCACACAGGAGGTCGAGGCAGGGCACAGGCAGAGGGGCAGCAGCAGGCCCCGGGACATATGCCTTTATTAGGGTCCACAGGTGAAGTGTTTGTGAGGTCCCCCGCCTAAGGCCGGATCGAGTGAAAGCGCCCGTGTCGGTAAGCTCTGTGGGAAGGAGCTGGGAGGCGGAAGAGACTGTTTTCGCACCAGGGGCTTTGGGGAAGTCATATCTGTTTCACTTTCTTGTGACTCTGATGGCTGTCACCCAGGGCATGCACTGAGGATAGGTCCACCTCCACCCAAGGCCCCTTAGCTGCACAAAATGGATGCAGAGGCTGCGGTATTATGGAGGTGTTTAAAACCCCAACAGTTGTTAAACTCTTTCTTCAGACCTAACCCTTGACAACCACGGCTTTGTTTCCCGTCTCGGAAAAGATTCCCTTTCCCAGATGTCCTAAAGGTGGGTTCGCCAGGCGTGCCACCTTTTGAGACTGGCTCCCATCACTAAACGTGCTGCTTTTGAGGCTCATCTAGGTTGCCGTGGGTGTCACGAGCTGCGTCCTACTGCTGAGCTGTCTTCCACCGTACGGATGTACCACGGTTTGCTTCACCACTTGCCTGTTGCGGGCCATCTTGGTTGTTTCCCGGTTAGCCCCATCCTCATCCCCTGGGGGCGACCAGTGTTCTTGGTTTTTCCTTTGTTGCCACATAGTGGTTTTGCCTGTTTTGGACATGGAATCGTACACGTGGTAAGGCCTTTCAGTGAAGCCTCTTTCAAGATCCACCCAGGTCGAATGTGTGTATCAGTGATTCACTCCTTTTTATCCTTTCGTGTTATTTAGCTATGCTGATAAACCACACTTGGTGTATACACGTTCAACTGTGGATGGACGTCTTGCCTGTTTTCGGTTCTGTGGTATTATGAAAGAAGCTGCTATAAACGtttgtgttcaggagttcctgtgttaTTATGAAAGAAGCTGCTATAAAcgtttgtggctcagcacaaacaaaaccaactagtatccgtgaggatgagggttcaccccctagccttgcccagtgggtcggagatctggtgttgctgtgagctgtggtgggggccagcagctgtagctcctatctgccccctagtctgggaacttccacatgcccctggTGCGGtccaaaaaagcaacaacaacaacaacaacaaaaatccccaaCATAGTTGTAACCCTTGCTCATGTCTAAGTAACAATCCCAGCTTTCTTGTGTTGGTGTGGtatatgtttattcattctttgacTTTCAATCTCTTTGTGTTCTCATGTTTAAAAAGaatctttcagagttccctttgtggctcagtggttaaggaacctgaccaggatccacgaggatgtaggtccggcctttggcctcgctcagtgggttaaggatctggcgttactgtgagctgtggcatatgccacagatgcggcttggattctgccttgctgtggctgtggtggaggctggcagctatagctctgattccacccctagcctgggaacttgcatatgctgcagctgtggccctaaaaagaaaaagagaaaagaaagcatctctctttaaaatttcattttcttgtgattAGTACTTCAATTGAGGTCTGTCCTCTTAAGAAAGTTTTAGTTACAACGCATTAGTGTTGACTGCAGATCTAGAATATTCATTTGGCTTATCTGAAACTTATTGCCTATTGATGAGTAACTCTCCGTCTCCTCCTCCCTTGAGAACCTGGCAGCTACTGCTGCGCTCTTTGAGTCTAAACTTAGCTATTTTAGACCCCTGGTATGAGAGGAATCATGTGGTATGTGTGTCTCTTTTTGGCGTTTATTCTGGAACATTAGGCTACTGTTCTGAAGCTCTCTCTGTATTGTGTAAGAACAGCCCTTACAGAGCAGCTGATAGTGGAGTCTGCTGGGTTGCCAGAGCTGAAGGCAAGTCCTATCAATATTTGAAAGATGTCAGAACCATGTTTCAGTTGGAATTTAAGCTCGAAAGGCTCTTTGCGTCTCTTTCCCCACTGGCCTTGGCACAATAGATTTCCACATGCTCCTGTACTAGGAATGAGAACTCAGCACCTCTTTCTGCAGTCCACCTCTGTCTCCAGATATTTTCCTTGCATCCATGTACAGTGATTTAGggaatttaaaaatcttcattaaggttctttaatgttaaaaaatgaacagCGTTTCTCTAGGCCTACCTAGGATTCAAGAGCCAAATATAGAGACGAGGGTCATTTTAAAAGGCCCAGAATTTGCTGTCCTGTTTAGCAACTCTCTCAAGGTTTTCAGACCGTCGGTTGGTATTGTTATATACAGAACCTTAGACTCTTAATCTTTCCGCTGAGTTCTTACTGAATAGGGTGCCTGGGTGCGTCTTGTATTTTCCCACCTCTGTCTTCACTGATTCATGGCCCCCACCTTCAGAGAGCATGTTTACTTAATGATACAGACTATTTTTACTCAGGGATTTTCCTCTGTGCCTAACttatacttaacatttttagTTAGTGCTCTTCTTGGCAATCATTTTAGACATTTTATAATGGGGAACTAATAATCTATACGTATACAAACAACTTCCTAGtttctattttacaaaaaaaaaaaaaaaagattttcacacAGCAATCCAAACTCAAGTAATATTCGGATGGGACCCTTGAGCTGGAGAAGAGTTTTTGGATTTTGTCTGAAGGTATGTTCCCTTTACAGACAATGGTTTGATTTCACCAGCTCCAACGCTACAGCACTAGACTATAGGCAAGAATTTTGCCTAACAGATCAAGCCCACCTCATGGTACATGAAGTGAATCAGGTTACAGCAGGCAGAGAAGTACGTCATTTCCTTTGGATGCTACAAAGttaattctttctgttttttggcctgcgacatgtggaaatttctgagctaaggatcaaactcacaccacagcagtgatctgagctgctgcagtgacaatgctggatccttaactcgatgtgccacgagggaactcctacaatattcGTTAAGTGACCTAATTTTTCTAGCGAAAGTCCAGACCATAAAGTAGTTAGAGGCCTAATACCTACTCAGGCTCTGTTGGCCTTTCAGATGATCAGTTGAAATGATTCATTttgcgagttcccgttgtggcacaacggcattggtggtgtcttgggagcgctgggacacagcttctgcccctggcctggcactgtgggttaaggatctggtgttgcccaggaattccgtatgctgcggggaggccaaaaaagaaaaaaaatgattcatttttcataactgtgagaaatagtctttatttttgctctttcttcttatcgttccatttttttttctctgagtatGGATtgatctctctctcactctctctctctctcacacacacacacacacacacatgaacacacacacacacacacacacacgagacaAAGAGTGAACTCTTTGTTTAAAGACAATGAGAGTTTTTAGAAATTTGAGGCTAGTGATTCTGAATCCAGTACCATTGTGAGCTGGATGCAGGCAAGTGAAGAAGAAGCAGGGCACCCGATGGCTCTTCTGGGACAATTTCTCAGCTGCAGAGGCTGGCATTTTGGATCAGTGCTGAGTTGTCTCTTTCTGGCAGTTGCACTAGAAGCAGTCCCAGAATTTTCAGGTGAGTCGCTAATTTCTgatgctctcttttcttttgactCTAGGACAGGCTCCATCCTTACCTATCACACATTCAGTTAGTACTATTATTAGTTATTACATTTAGTTACTTGTTGCTTATTACTGTTATGGAATGAGTATAGAAAACATCTGCAAATTGATACTTCTGATATCATCTGATCAGCACCAGTGACGAGGAAGTGGGCTGTACTGAGCCAAAGCATTCTTGGAGCACAGACAGTGAATTTGATTTTGGAATGAAATGTAAGGGCGAATAAGAAAATCGATGCGAGAAGAGGGTAAAGGGGTGAGTTTCCTATGCATAAGCCCAAGAGATTCACTGGGAAAAACCACTTTCCCCAGA
It encodes:
- the LOC125118752 gene encoding histone H2A-Bbd type 2/3-like, which produces MPGKRSRRKSPGRQGRACARTTRAGLSASVSHMERLLREGPYAQCLSSSARVFLAATIEYLTARVLELAGDEAQIVGRRCITAELVAMAVHNNALLSAFFGTLAISQVAPTQE